A region of bacterium DNA encodes the following proteins:
- a CDS encoding DUF5723 family protein, with the protein MRTLLLLVAILVVALAAFGQALDPQSVSRAGVHDLFDKSDALNFNPAILGPDRGYTATWELPSLGLGIANNSFSVGYWNKHFAGDHNYKASEIRSILDQIPGSGIRGDMQMALPVLGFGFKHFGARIAMQSAGTMNLPKDLAVLALTGNDVNRMYNFGTLEGTGQAVVDYGAGFAYRFDQEKIPDLYFGAGFHFYQGVALAKSEQVSGSFKVNMTDTTASLVGGGVFHSVTSTRGDGVGFDLGAMAVLNDKWEVGLSAQQIGARITWDVKENKFVSGFVDSSGIQLGSKVNMDSTFHKVDTTYGGGTVETQLPVVLQANGRYKLSPKANLLGDIAVRTSTTVQGRSGLEVGVAGQYFPVRWWVVQGGISVGGLWGSRFGAGTGFHFKHYLLDLGGSWAGGAFNGARGVGFAFSQRLLF; encoded by the coding sequence ATGAGAACTCTACTTCTATTGGTCGCCATCCTCGTCGTGGCTCTGGCCGCTTTCGGTCAGGCTCTGGATCCGCAATCGGTCAGCCGCGCAGGCGTGCATGATCTGTTCGACAAGAGCGATGCGCTGAATTTCAATCCGGCGATTCTTGGTCCCGACCGCGGCTATACCGCCACGTGGGAACTCCCCTCGCTGGGCCTCGGCATCGCCAACAACTCGTTCAGCGTCGGTTACTGGAACAAGCACTTCGCCGGTGACCACAACTACAAAGCCTCGGAAATCCGCAGCATTCTCGATCAGATTCCCGGTTCGGGAATTCGCGGCGATATGCAGATGGCCCTCCCGGTGCTCGGGTTCGGCTTCAAGCATTTCGGCGCGCGCATTGCCATGCAGTCCGCCGGCACGATGAATCTGCCGAAGGATCTGGCGGTGCTGGCCCTCACCGGCAATGACGTCAACCGCATGTACAACTTCGGAACGCTGGAAGGAACGGGCCAGGCCGTGGTAGATTACGGCGCAGGTTTCGCCTACCGCTTCGATCAGGAAAAGATTCCCGATCTGTACTTCGGCGCGGGCTTCCATTTCTATCAGGGCGTGGCACTGGCCAAGTCCGAACAGGTCTCCGGAAGTTTCAAGGTCAACATGACCGATACCACCGCCTCGCTCGTAGGCGGCGGCGTGTTCCACTCCGTGACGTCCACCCGTGGCGACGGCGTGGGCTTCGATCTCGGCGCCATGGCCGTGCTGAATGACAAGTGGGAAGTCGGCCTTTCCGCCCAGCAGATCGGCGCCCGCATCACGTGGGATGTGAAAGAAAACAAGTTCGTGTCCGGTTTCGTTGACAGCTCCGGCATTCAGCTTGGCAGCAAGGTGAACATGGACAGCACGTTCCACAAAGTGGACACGACCTATGGCGGCGGCACGGTGGAAACCCAGTTGCCCGTCGTGTTGCAGGCCAACGGACGGTACAAGCTTAGCCCCAAGGCCAATCTGCTCGGTGACATCGCTGTCCGCACCTCCACCACCGTTCAGGGCCGCAGCGGCCTGGAAGTGGGCGTGGCCGGTCAGTACTTCCCGGTAAGATGGTGGGTGGTGCAGGGTGGTATCAGTGTCGGCGGTCTCTGGGGCTCGCGCTTCGGAGCCGGCACCGGCTTCCACTTCAAACACTACCTTCTCGACCTCGGCGGCTCCTGGGCCGGTGGCGCCTTCAACGGCGCCCGCGGCGTTGGCTTCGCTTTCTCGCAGAGACTGCTCTTCTAA
- the ahcY gene encoding adenosylhomocysteinase, with protein sequence MSVTKTASKKTAVSNKSNGKSPIPTGQTYHVRDLGLAPQGKSRIMWADHDMPVLAEIRARFEKEKPLKGMRMAACLHVTAETANLARTLKAGGAELVLVASNPLSTQDDVAASLVQDYGIRVYAIKGEDRDTYYAHLDAAMRFLPSITMDDGADLVHGLHTTHKEFAKGIVASLEETTTGVVRLRALEKQGELMLPVFAVNDAETKHLFDNRYGTGQSTLDGIIRATDVLIAGRTVVVAGYGMCGKGFSMRAKGHGADVIVTEVNPVRALEAKMDGFRVMPMAQAALIGDIFCTVTGDIHVIRPEHFSKMKDQALVCNSGHFDVELDLEGLGKIAKKVEKNVVPFVDRYTLPSGNRIMVIAEGRLVNLGAAHGHPASVMDMSFATQALTSEYAVKNAKKLTVAVHSVPTKIEDYIATMKLATMGCKIDKLTAEQKAYLSSWTIGT encoded by the coding sequence ATGAGCGTGACCAAAACCGCATCGAAGAAGACTGCTGTAAGCAACAAGTCCAACGGCAAGTCCCCCATCCCCACCGGGCAGACGTACCACGTCCGCGACCTCGGTCTGGCTCCGCAGGGCAAGAGCCGTATTATGTGGGCTGACCACGATATGCCTGTGCTGGCCGAAATCCGCGCGCGTTTCGAAAAGGAAAAGCCGCTGAAGGGCATGCGCATGGCTGCCTGTCTGCACGTCACCGCCGAGACCGCCAATTTGGCGCGGACTCTGAAGGCCGGCGGTGCGGAACTGGTGCTTGTGGCATCCAACCCGCTCTCCACGCAAGATGATGTGGCGGCCTCGCTGGTGCAAGATTACGGCATCCGCGTGTACGCCATCAAGGGTGAAGATCGCGACACCTATTATGCCCACCTCGACGCCGCGATGCGTTTCCTGCCGTCGATCACGATGGATGACGGCGCCGATCTGGTACACGGTTTGCACACGACCCATAAAGAGTTTGCTAAAGGGATTGTGGCATCCCTTGAGGAAACAACGACCGGCGTGGTTCGCCTGCGCGCGCTGGAAAAGCAGGGCGAGCTGATGTTGCCGGTTTTTGCCGTCAACGACGCCGAAACCAAGCACCTTTTTGACAATCGCTACGGAACGGGCCAATCCACGCTGGACGGCATCATCCGCGCGACGGACGTCCTCATTGCCGGACGCACGGTGGTGGTGGCCGGTTACGGCATGTGCGGCAAGGGTTTCTCGATGCGGGCCAAGGGCCACGGCGCCGACGTCATCGTCACCGAAGTCAATCCGGTTCGCGCTCTTGAGGCGAAGATGGACGGCTTCCGCGTGATGCCCATGGCGCAGGCCGCTCTCATCGGAGACATCTTCTGCACGGTCACCGGTGACATTCACGTCATCCGTCCGGAGCATTTTTCCAAGATGAAGGATCAGGCGCTGGTTTGCAACAGCGGCCACTTCGACGTCGAGCTGGATCTGGAAGGACTCGGCAAGATTGCGAAGAAGGTTGAAAAGAATGTCGTACCGTTCGTAGATCGTTACACGCTGCCGTCGGGAAACCGCATCATGGTGATTGCTGAAGGTCGCCTGGTGAATCTCGGCGCGGCGCACGGACATCCCGCTTCGGTCATGGACATGAGCTTTGCCACCCAGGCCCTGACCTCCGAGTATGCTGTGAAAAACGCCAAAAAACTGACGGTAGCGGTGCACAGCGTGCCTACGAAGATCGAAGACTATATCGCTACCATGAAATTGGCCACAATGGGCTGCAAGATCGATAAGCTGACTGCCGAACAAAAGGCTTATCTCTCTTCCTGGACAATCGGAACCTAA
- the metK gene encoding methionine adenosyltransferase, with translation MSSFVFSSESVTEGHPDKIADQISDAMLDAVLKDDPTGRVACETFVTTGLAMVGGEITTTTYVDVPALVRGVIKSIGYTDAAYGFDCDTCAVVTTIDRQSPDIAMGVDRDGAGDQGMMFGYASTETEEMMPLPIVLAHRLTRRLSDVRKSGALSWLRPDGKSQVSVRYENGKPVAVETIVVSCQHDERITHKEITEEIKREVIFKTIPREMIKDDCQIYVNPTGRFVIGGPQGDAGLTGRKIIVDTYGGWVPHGGGAFSGKDPTKVDRSGAYAARWVAKNIVAAGLAEKCTIQLAYAIGVAEPVSVMVDTHGTGKRESQELVALVRKKFDLTPKGIIRDLDLRRPIYRDTASYGHFGRSGDGFTWEKTNRAGDLA, from the coding sequence ATGAGCAGTTTTGTTTTTTCGAGTGAATCCGTGACGGAAGGCCATCCCGACAAGATCGCCGACCAGATCTCGGATGCGATGCTCGATGCTGTGCTCAAGGACGATCCGACAGGTCGCGTCGCCTGCGAGACGTTTGTCACTACCGGTTTGGCCATGGTCGGCGGCGAAATCACCACCACCACCTACGTCGACGTCCCGGCGCTGGTGCGCGGCGTCATCAAGAGCATCGGCTACACCGATGCCGCCTACGGGTTCGACTGCGACACGTGCGCCGTCGTTACCACCATCGACCGCCAGAGTCCGGATATCGCCATGGGCGTGGACCGGGACGGCGCGGGCGATCAGGGTATGATGTTCGGCTATGCGTCCACGGAAACCGAAGAGATGATGCCGCTGCCCATCGTACTGGCGCACCGGCTCACCCGCCGCCTTTCCGACGTGCGCAAGTCCGGCGCCCTGAGCTGGCTGCGGCCCGACGGCAAGTCCCAGGTGTCCGTGCGCTATGAGAATGGCAAGCCGGTTGCGGTGGAAACCATCGTGGTGTCCTGCCAGCACGACGAGCGCATTACGCACAAGGAAATCACCGAAGAGATCAAGCGCGAAGTCATCTTCAAGACGATCCCGCGCGAGATGATTAAGGACGACTGCCAGATTTACGTCAATCCCACGGGGCGGTTCGTAATCGGCGGTCCGCAGGGCGATGCCGGCCTGACCGGCCGCAAGATTATCGTGGATACCTACGGCGGCTGGGTGCCTCACGGCGGCGGCGCGTTTTCCGGCAAGGATCCCACGAAGGTGGATCGCAGCGGCGCCTATGCCGCCCGCTGGGTGGCGAAGAACATCGTCGCCGCGGGTCTGGCGGAGAAGTGCACCATTCAGCTCGCCTACGCCATTGGCGTGGCCGAACCGGTTTCGGTGATGGTGGACACTCACGGCACCGGCAAACGGGAGAGTCAGGAACTGGTGGCGCTGGTGCGCAAGAAGTTCGATCTGACCCCCAAGGGTATTATTCGCGACCTCGATTTGCGCCGTCCTATCTACCGGGATACGGCCAGCTATGGCCATTTCGGGCGCAGCGGCGACGGCTTCACCTGGGAAAAAACCAACCGCGCGGGAGATCTGGCATGA
- a CDS encoding sugar phosphate nucleotidyltransferase, with protein MKAIIPVAGLGSRLRPHTFTKPKVLLNVAGKPILGHILDTLADSGVTKVSLVVGQMGDLIETYVRQNHALPAEFAVQAEPRGLADAVSLGLDEQDEEVLVILGDTIFETDLKGMIANEKTTSLGVKTVLDARRFGVVELTPEGRVERLVEKPEYPKSNLVLVGIYLIRNAPLLRQSINTLFERQLTTRGEYQLTDALQLMIEQGEQVSTFPVSEWFDCGKPETLLATNRHLLDREHNGASGEHPGALIVPPVYIHPSAVLDNAIIGPYATIGHGAVVRDAMVRDSILGEGAHVESALVSGSLVGNNSTITGYFQRYNLGDSSEIESGPDLAGE; from the coding sequence GTGAAAGCAATCATCCCAGTCGCCGGACTCGGTTCACGTCTTCGGCCCCATACCTTCACCAAGCCGAAAGTCCTGTTGAACGTCGCCGGAAAGCCGATTCTCGGCCATATTCTCGACACACTGGCCGATTCCGGTGTGACGAAGGTCAGCCTGGTCGTCGGGCAGATGGGCGACCTGATTGAGACCTACGTGCGGCAGAATCATGCGTTGCCCGCCGAATTTGCCGTGCAGGCGGAGCCGCGCGGTCTGGCTGACGCCGTCTCCCTCGGACTCGACGAGCAGGACGAAGAAGTGCTGGTCATCCTCGGCGACACGATCTTCGAGACCGATCTGAAGGGGATGATTGCCAACGAAAAAACGACCAGTCTCGGCGTCAAGACCGTGCTGGACGCGCGCCGTTTCGGCGTGGTGGAACTCACTCCCGAAGGCCGCGTGGAGCGCCTCGTGGAAAAGCCCGAGTATCCGAAATCCAATCTGGTGCTGGTCGGTATCTACCTGATTCGCAACGCTCCGCTGCTGCGACAGAGTATCAACACGCTGTTCGAACGCCAGCTTACCACTCGCGGGGAGTACCAGCTTACGGACGCGTTGCAGTTGATGATCGAACAGGGCGAGCAGGTTTCCACCTTCCCGGTCAGCGAGTGGTTCGACTGCGGCAAGCCGGAGACGCTGCTGGCGACCAACCGCCACCTGCTGGATCGAGAGCACAACGGCGCTTCGGGCGAGCACCCGGGCGCGCTGATTGTCCCGCCGGTCTACATTCACCCCTCCGCCGTCCTCGATAACGCCATCATCGGCCCGTATGCCACCATCGGCCACGGCGCGGTTGTGCGCGACGCCATGGTGCGGGACAGCATCTTAGGAGAAGGCGCGCACGTCGAAAGCGCGCTGGTCTCGGGATCGCTCGTCGGCAACAATTCCACCATTACCGGCTATTTTCAACGCTACAACCTCGGCGATTCCAGCGAAATTGAATCCGGCCCGGATTTGGCGGGAGAGTAA
- a CDS encoding SIS domain-containing protein — protein sequence MALKINLSEDRLATLDKSGMLGKTLELPQQILAGLDLGRDFVRAHRLCKPEALDWFGLGGSAVAADLLQGFGLEPPVLPLRIAVQRYPRESADMRLVSSYSGNTVESVHAFEATPPSRIWFTMSSGGRLQELSQKAGVAHLKLPGGYPPRAAVGFGLGAMIAIFDALYGFQVAPKCRAICETLSRVAEEYRVLSLESNPALALAAKLIDKVPVIYTVDGLGMPAQAFRFRAQLSENSKVWSHASPLPEMAHNEVEAFEFLGQVLPPPLVIFLGEWYFGKTFTDPRLGMKSLLDSYRISHLTLDPAELWGREMSRLETGLRMLLLLDAATVYLAVLRAQDPMDIPIITKLKNYQPVA from the coding sequence ATGGCTCTCAAAATAAATCTCTCGGAAGACCGCCTGGCCACGCTTGACAAGAGCGGCATGCTGGGCAAGACACTTGAACTTCCGCAACAGATTCTCGCCGGACTGGATCTGGGGCGGGATTTTGTGCGCGCCCATAGGCTGTGCAAGCCTGAGGCCCTTGACTGGTTCGGGCTGGGTGGCAGCGCAGTGGCGGCAGACCTGCTGCAAGGGTTCGGTCTGGAGCCGCCGGTTCTTCCCCTGCGGATTGCCGTGCAGCGTTACCCGCGCGAGTCTGCGGACATGCGGCTGGTGAGCAGCTACTCGGGAAATACCGTGGAGAGCGTGCATGCCTTTGAAGCGACGCCGCCGTCCCGGATCTGGTTTACGATGAGCAGCGGCGGACGCTTGCAGGAACTGTCGCAGAAAGCCGGCGTAGCCCATCTAAAGCTGCCCGGCGGTTACCCTCCGCGCGCGGCCGTGGGCTTCGGTTTGGGCGCCATGATCGCAATCTTCGACGCGCTCTATGGGTTTCAGGTGGCACCGAAATGCCGTGCCATCTGCGAGACGTTGAGCCGTGTTGCCGAAGAGTACCGGGTACTGAGTCTGGAAAGTAATCCCGCTCTGGCGCTGGCAGCCAAATTGATCGACAAGGTTCCGGTCATCTACACCGTAGACGGGCTGGGCATGCCCGCGCAGGCGTTCCGTTTCCGCGCGCAGCTCTCCGAAAACAGCAAGGTCTGGTCACACGCATCTCCCCTGCCGGAGATGGCGCACAATGAAGTTGAAGCCTTTGAATTCCTCGGCCAGGTGCTCCCGCCGCCGCTGGTGATCTTCCTCGGCGAATGGTACTTCGGGAAAACCTTCACCGACCCCCGGCTGGGCATGAAGAGCCTGCTGGATTCCTACCGCATTTCGCACCTCACACTGGATCCCGCCGAACTATGGGGGCGGGAAATGTCGCGTCTGGAAACCGGTTTGCGCATGTTGCTGCTGCTGGATGCGGCCACGGTTTACCTTGCCGTCCTGCGGGCGCAGGACCCTATGGACATTCCTATCATCACCAAGCTCAAGAATTACCAGCCGGTCGCCTGA
- the ptsP gene encoding phosphoenolpyruvate--protein phosphotransferase, whose amino-acid sequence MKNETAEIGAPPLAPAQEIILRGIPASPGISIGGVHLLIPELPTVTPRKIAPGEVREELEKFERALEETRAAIERSRDRALAVAGIAVSKIFDAHLLILEDISFHEQVRSRVALEQFSVDYIVSDVLNYHIDMMQKQHGETFRERAADIRDVSNRLLRFLTGQGDIIPQSFDAPVVLVAADLSPTDTLHIDREHIHGLAADLGGLTSHTAILARSLDIPAVVGLGNLSLTVKNGDPIILNGNSGKVIIHPSSETIEEYQAKQERYWSFQSVLQNLKDQPATTTDDHHVNLWGNIELPFEAESVLNHGGTGIGLFRSEFLFLTRDTVPSEAEQADTYDRVADIMAPRPVVIRTFDLGGDKLHGSINLRQEKNPFLGYRAIRVSLSRRDLFRAQLRAILRASKRGNVRIMFPFISGLEELREAKAVLREAAIELTAERIPHDPRIQVGIMVELPSAVAMADRLAEECDFFSIGTNDLIQYAVAADRGNEMVASYYRSFHPAVLRMIQTTVKGAHRHRKPVAICGELGANPVATPLLVGLDIDEISTNSTSILEIKKVVRTLSYADCKKIAIRALKFATAAEVTSYLTGELKSRLADLPIWFS is encoded by the coding sequence ATGAAGAATGAGACGGCCGAGATCGGCGCTCCTCCTCTGGCTCCGGCGCAGGAAATAATTCTGCGCGGCATTCCCGCATCGCCGGGAATCTCCATCGGTGGAGTGCATTTGCTGATTCCGGAATTGCCCACCGTCACGCCGCGCAAGATTGCGCCGGGCGAGGTCAGGGAAGAACTCGAGAAGTTCGAGCGCGCCCTGGAAGAGACGCGTGCCGCGATCGAACGTTCCCGCGACCGCGCGCTTGCGGTCGCCGGAATCGCCGTCAGCAAAATTTTCGACGCCCATCTGTTGATTCTCGAAGATATTTCTTTCCATGAGCAGGTGCGGTCGCGCGTCGCGCTCGAACAGTTTTCGGTCGATTATATCGTCAGCGACGTGCTCAACTATCACATCGACATGATGCAGAAGCAGCATGGCGAGACGTTCCGTGAGCGCGCCGCCGACATCCGCGACGTCAGCAACCGCCTGCTGCGTTTTCTGACCGGACAGGGAGACATCATCCCGCAGAGTTTTGATGCGCCGGTGGTTCTGGTGGCCGCGGATCTCTCCCCAACCGACACGCTGCACATCGACCGGGAGCATATTCACGGACTGGCGGCGGATCTCGGCGGGCTGACCTCGCACACCGCGATTCTGGCGCGCTCGCTGGATATTCCCGCGGTCGTGGGGCTGGGTAATTTGTCGCTGACCGTGAAGAACGGCGATCCGATTATTCTCAACGGCAACTCGGGCAAGGTGATTATTCATCCCTCCTCCGAGACCATTGAAGAGTATCAGGCGAAGCAGGAACGGTACTGGTCCTTCCAGTCGGTGCTGCAGAATCTCAAAGATCAGCCGGCCACGACCACGGACGATCACCATGTAAATCTGTGGGGCAACATCGAACTGCCGTTCGAGGCCGAATCGGTGCTGAACCACGGTGGCACAGGCATCGGATTGTTCCGCAGCGAATTTCTGTTTTTAACGCGCGACACGGTGCCCTCCGAAGCCGAGCAGGCGGATACTTATGACCGCGTAGCCGACATCATGGCGCCGCGCCCGGTGGTGATCCGCACGTTCGATCTGGGCGGGGACAAGCTGCACGGTTCGATCAATCTGCGGCAGGAGAAGAATCCGTTCCTCGGCTACCGTGCGATTCGCGTGTCGCTCTCGCGCCGCGATCTGTTCCGCGCCCAGCTTCGCGCCATTCTGCGGGCGTCCAAGCGCGGCAACGTGCGCATTATGTTTCCCTTCATCTCCGGCCTGGAAGAGTTGCGGGAAGCCAAAGCGGTGCTGCGGGAAGCCGCGATTGAACTCACCGCCGAGCGCATCCCCCACGATCCGCGCATTCAGGTGGGCATTATGGTGGAACTGCCGTCCGCCGTAGCCATGGCCGACCGTCTGGCCGAAGAATGTGATTTCTTTTCCATCGGCACCAACGACTTGATTCAGTATGCCGTTGCCGCCGACCGCGGGAATGAAATGGTCGCCAGCTATTACCGCAGTTTCCATCCGGCGGTGCTGCGGATGATTCAGACCACCGTCAAGGGCGCGCACCGCCATCGCAAGCCGGTGGCGATCTGCGGCGAACTGGGCGCGAATCCCGTCGCCACACCGCTGCTGGTGGGGCTGGACATCGACGAAATCTCCACCAACTCGACTTCGATTCTGGAGATTAAGAAGGTGGTGCGCACTCTGTCCTATGCCGACTGCAAAAAGATCGCCATCCGCGCGCTGAAATTCGCCACGGCTGCCGAAGTCACCAGTTACCTGACCGGCGAACTGAAATCACGATTGGCGGATTTGCCGATTTGGTTCTCATGA
- a CDS encoding HPr family phosphocarrier protein: MIQKEFVLQNRLGLHIRPAALFTKIASKYKSDVFLVRDRMRVNAKSIMGVMMLAAGQGTKLTLECIGEDEEALAAELMILIENKFNEE; the protein is encoded by the coding sequence GTGATCCAGAAAGAATTCGTCCTCCAAAACCGGTTGGGTCTGCATATCCGGCCCGCCGCGCTGTTTACCAAGATTGCTTCGAAATACAAGTCCGATGTGTTTTTGGTGCGCGACCGCATGCGGGTCAACGCCAAGAGCATCATGGGAGTGATGATGCTGGCCGCCGGTCAGGGAACCAAGCTTACCCTGGAGTGCATCGGCGAGGATGAAGAGGCGCTGGCAGCGGAACTGATGATCTTAATCGAGAATAAGTTTAATGAAGAATGA
- a CDS encoding PTS system mannose/fructose/sorbose family transporter subunit IID, translating to MALARGEARRLAVRSLFLQVLLNYHTMQGGGYLFALWPWLRQTGQSPQRVKVSADYLNAHPVLAAFAVGALRRRLEEGDLEKDPQAFAEWQTELCGPLGMVGDSLIWDRWKPLLFSLAVLVMLCFPTLHVWMAVAASSLLLYNLPLFYLRVWGVEEGYRLGTDVLSVLNRSAIARARRVLGVTGAVLAGLLFAVAFDRTLSDSMFYCGQFLLAFSVVLLLTRRQWLITWSVLFALLAVFLLPQFVRALH from the coding sequence ATGGCTTTAGCGCGCGGTGAAGCCCGGCGGCTGGCGGTCCGCTCCCTGTTCCTGCAGGTGCTGCTCAACTATCACACCATGCAGGGCGGCGGCTATCTGTTTGCGCTCTGGCCGTGGCTGCGGCAGACCGGACAGAGCCCCCAGCGGGTAAAAGTTTCCGCGGACTATTTGAATGCGCATCCGGTTCTCGCCGCGTTTGCAGTGGGAGCGTTGCGCAGGCGGCTGGAAGAAGGCGATCTGGAAAAAGACCCGCAAGCCTTTGCCGAGTGGCAGACGGAACTCTGCGGACCGCTCGGGATGGTGGGCGATTCGCTGATCTGGGACCGCTGGAAGCCGCTGCTGTTTTCGCTGGCCGTGCTGGTGATGTTGTGTTTCCCCACGCTGCATGTGTGGATGGCGGTAGCGGCAAGCAGTCTGCTGCTCTACAATCTGCCGCTGTTCTATCTGCGGGTTTGGGGCGTGGAAGAAGGCTACCGGCTGGGCACCGATGTGCTGAGTGTGCTGAACCGTTCGGCCATTGCCCGCGCCCGCAGAGTGCTGGGCGTAACCGGCGCGGTGCTGGCGGGATTGCTGTTTGCCGTGGCCTTCGACCGCACACTTTCCGACTCCATGTTTTACTGCGGCCAGTTTCTGCTGGCGTTCAGCGTGGTGCTGCTGCTCACGCGCCGGCAGTGGCTCATTACCTGGTCTGTGTTGTTTGCGCTGCTGGCGGTGTTCCTGCTGCCGCAGTTTGTGCGGGCGCTGCACTGA
- a CDS encoding PTS sugar transporter subunit IIC — MLEAVWVALAGAFVYLDTTAVAQFMISQPLIACPLWGLLVGRPEVGLFFGVAFQLIWLGSLPIGAAKIPEGNVGALIATALACRVPPTPEGNPAWITLTIAAVVGLLVSQLGAQVTPLVRTVLIRYSDYVVLAAQAGRRARFSLLFLGAIGLHLLAGFLLTLAAFLGGKWVMALYLGKFSTFGVSAGLIAETDRLLSGLWPGLLGAGVAVIAARFVHRRTFGWFAVSAVIGLGVSWLWL; from the coding sequence ATGCTCGAGGCGGTCTGGGTTGCACTGGCAGGCGCGTTTGTCTATTTGGACACCACCGCCGTTGCCCAGTTCATGATCTCCCAGCCGCTGATCGCCTGCCCGCTATGGGGTTTGCTGGTGGGCCGGCCCGAAGTAGGCCTGTTCTTTGGCGTCGCCTTTCAACTGATCTGGCTGGGCAGCCTGCCCATCGGCGCGGCGAAAATTCCCGAAGGCAATGTGGGCGCGCTGATTGCCACCGCGTTAGCCTGCCGCGTTCCTCCCACTCCGGAAGGAAATCCGGCGTGGATCACGCTGACCATTGCGGCGGTGGTGGGACTTCTGGTATCTCAGCTCGGCGCGCAAGTGACGCCGCTGGTGCGCACGGTTCTGATTCGCTATTCGGATTACGTGGTGCTGGCCGCGCAGGCCGGACGGCGCGCACGGTTCTCCCTGTTGTTTCTCGGCGCGATCGGCCTTCACCTGCTGGCGGGTTTTCTGCTGACACTGGCCGCGTTTCTCGGCGGCAAGTGGGTAATGGCGCTGTATCTCGGAAAGTTCTCGACCTTCGGTGTGAGCGCAGGGCTGATTGCGGAGACCGACCGGCTGCTTTCCGGACTGTGGCCGGGGCTGCTCGGCGCAGGCGTGGCGGTGATTGCCGCGCGGTTTGTGCATCGCCGCACCTTTGGCTGGTTTGCGGTGTCGGCGGTGATCGGCTTGGGAGTGAGCTGGCTATGGCTTTAG
- a CDS encoding polyprenyl synthetase family protein, with amino-acid sequence MIQTLLEEIETRVVRVQDYVLQPEYLNRFAPEDMREAVTCYFESGGKRLRPAVLLFSVGAVGGDESKALCAAAATEIFHTWTLVHDDIIDRDPIRRGAPTVHERFRIKPSTRALYDHDEDEARHYGVSVAVLAGDVQHGWGISLMTELTSKYGLDPMVTLMLINTLDTRVLCTLVDGEMLDVQYSRIPIEQLTAQQIEHMLWKKTGALYEFCGEAGAAIGLNIPDLKHPLPLALGRFCSACGTAFQLQDDILGIVGNEKMLGKPVGSDIREGKRTLIVQHAFTKASPAQKKLLLETLGNAHASAEQVADVKTLFHDLGSLSHTAELARQRVDKALTYLTDVPPSFYRDLLEDWARLMIEREF; translated from the coding sequence TTGATACAGACACTTCTTGAAGAGATTGAGACGCGGGTGGTCCGGGTGCAGGACTATGTGCTACAGCCGGAGTATTTGAACCGCTTCGCTCCCGAGGATATGCGGGAGGCTGTGACCTGTTATTTTGAGTCCGGCGGCAAGCGTTTGAGACCCGCCGTATTGCTGTTTTCCGTAGGCGCGGTAGGCGGCGACGAGAGCAAAGCCCTGTGCGCGGCGGCAGCTACCGAAATTTTCCATACGTGGACACTTGTTCACGATGATATTATCGACCGCGACCCGATCCGCCGTGGCGCTCCCACCGTGCACGAGCGGTTCCGCATCAAGCCTTCCACCCGCGCGCTCTATGACCACGACGAGGACGAAGCGCGGCACTACGGTGTCTCCGTGGCGGTGCTGGCAGGCGACGTGCAGCACGGCTGGGGCATCAGTCTGATGACCGAACTGACGTCCAAGTACGGGCTCGATCCGATGGTCACGCTAATGCTGATCAACACGCTGGACACGCGCGTGCTCTGCACCCTTGTGGACGGCGAAATGCTGGACGTGCAGTATTCGAGGATTCCCATCGAGCAGCTTACCGCCCAGCAGATCGAGCACATGCTCTGGAAGAAGACCGGCGCACTGTATGAATTTTGCGGCGAGGCGGGTGCGGCGATTGGGTTGAATATTCCCGATCTGAAACATCCGCTGCCTTTGGCGCTGGGACGGTTTTGCAGCGCCTGCGGCACCGCCTTTCAGTTGCAGGACGATATTCTGGGGATTGTCGGCAATGAAAAAATGCTCGGCAAACCCGTGGGCAGCGACATACGCGAAGGCAAGCGCACATTGATCGTGCAGCATGCCTTCACCAAGGCATCGCCGGCACAGAAGAAACTGCTGCTGGAGACGCTGGGCAATGCCCACGCCAGCGCGGAGCAGGTGGCGGACGTCAAGACCTTGTTTCACGATTTGGGCAGCCTGTCCCACACGGCGGAACTTGCGCGGCAGAGAGTGGACAAGGCGCTGACCTACCTGACGGATGTTCCTCCATCCTTCTACCGTGATCTTCTGGAAGACTGGGCGCGTCTTATGATCGAACGGGAGTTCTGA